CTGGTTCATATTCTGTGTTTTCTAAATCCAGGGCCACGGATTCAAGATTCAGTGTTTTGCCAAGATTTGCTGAAGCAACTATGTTCTGTATTTTTATTTCAAATTCTTTTGGTATTTCTGCATCAAGAGTTCTCATTTTATCCACAGCTATGTGTATAGCTTTTATTGAATCTTCTATGGATTTTGCTCCTGTACAAACTAATTTTCCGGATCCAAAGATAAGTGCTGCTGTTTTAGGCTCCTTAAGCTTGTAAACAAGTCCAGGAAATTGTTCAAGATTGTATTCCACACCTTCAAGTGCGGGAGCTACCCTTGGAAGTTCAA
This portion of the Methanobacterium sp. genome encodes:
- a CDS encoding TATA-box-binding protein translates to MTDVPIKVENIVASATLGKSIELPRVAPALEGVEYNLEQFPGLVYKLKEPKTAALIFGSGKLVCTGAKSIEDSIKAIHIAVDKMRTLDAEIPKEFEIKIQNIVASANLGKTLNLESVALDLENTEYEPEQFPGLVYRLEDPKVVLLLFGSGKVVCTGAKSFDDAQLGVEKTKERLDELNLI